The proteins below come from a single Halomicroarcula saliterrae genomic window:
- a CDS encoding tubulin/FtsZ family protein: MKLAMIGFGQAGGKIVDKFLEYDEQTGSGIVRSAVAVNTAKADLLGLEHIPEENRVLIGQARVKGHGVGADNELGAEIAEEDIDEVQGAIDNIPVHEVDAFLVVAGLGGGTGSGGSPVVAKHLKRIYTEPVYGLGVLPGSDEGGIYTLNAARSFQTFVREVDNLMVFDNDAWRQTGESVEGGYDHINEEIVRRFGVLFGAGEVEAGDNIAESVVDSSEIINTLDGGGVSTVGYASEDVEVSSGGGGLLSRFKGDDGGDDGIDTANTTNRITSLVRKAALGRLTLPCEIEGTERALLVMAGPPKHLNRKGIERGRKWLEEQTGSMEVRGGDYPTNAPKVAASILLAGVHNVPRIKELQQVAIEAQDNIDDIRQQSEDNLENLVEDDEDELDPLF, translated from the coding sequence ATGAAACTCGCGATGATCGGCTTCGGGCAGGCCGGTGGCAAAATCGTGGACAAATTCCTCGAATACGACGAGCAGACGGGCTCGGGGATTGTTCGCTCGGCCGTGGCGGTCAACACGGCCAAAGCTGACCTGCTGGGGCTAGAACACATTCCGGAGGAGAATCGGGTACTCATCGGCCAGGCTCGCGTCAAGGGACACGGCGTGGGCGCGGACAACGAACTCGGCGCCGAAATCGCCGAGGAGGACATCGACGAGGTCCAGGGCGCTATCGACAACATCCCCGTCCACGAGGTCGACGCGTTCCTCGTGGTGGCCGGGCTCGGGGGCGGGACCGGCTCGGGCGGCTCCCCTGTCGTCGCGAAACATCTCAAACGCATCTACACGGAACCCGTCTACGGGCTCGGTGTCCTGCCGGGCAGCGACGAGGGTGGCATCTACACGCTCAACGCCGCGCGCTCGTTCCAGACGTTCGTCCGTGAGGTGGACAACCTCATGGTGTTCGACAACGACGCCTGGCGACAGACCGGCGAGTCCGTCGAGGGCGGCTACGACCACATCAACGAGGAGATCGTCCGTCGGTTCGGCGTCCTCTTCGGTGCCGGCGAAGTCGAGGCCGGCGACAACATCGCCGAGAGCGTCGTCGACTCCTCGGAGATCATCAACACGCTCGACGGCGGCGGCGTCTCCACCGTCGGCTACGCCTCCGAGGACGTGGAGGTCAGCTCCGGCGGCGGCGGGCTGCTCTCGCGGTTCAAGGGGGACGACGGCGGCGACGACGGCATCGATACGGCCAACACGACGAACCGCATCACTTCGCTGGTCCGGAAGGCCGCACTCGGTCGGCTGACGCTGCCCTGCGAGATCGAGGGCACCGAACGCGCCCTGCTCGTGATGGCCGGGCCGCCGAAACACCTGAACCGGAAGGGTATCGAGCGCGGCCGCAAGTGGCTCGAAGAGCAGACCGGCTCCATGGAGGTCCGCGGCGGGGACTACCCGACCAACGCCCCCAAGGTCGCCGCCTCTATCTTGCTGGCCGGCGTCCACAACGTCCCCCGAATCAAGGAGCTCCAGCAGGTCGCCATCGAGGCACAGGACAACATCGACGACATCCGCCAGCAAAGCGAAGATAACTTAGAGAACTTGGTTGAAGACGATGAAGATGAACTCGATCCGTTATTCTAG
- a CDS encoding RNA methyltransferase, protein MTTSVLVPDSLTREAEDRREATRKLGYVARAATVFRVDRLTVFPDPDGQGKWEDGFVETVLRYAATPPHLRKEMWGKRDELEYVGVLPPLRVRSQTGSGSEGSGSLRQGIVTEVGADGRVRVNCGMQHPISLPVPADMDVGAGERVTVRVSSRRPVRAKLVDHPTPGFDVVSADLDTALSRDDAGLTIASSRYGELATTRRLGRLAERRDREGGMTVAFGAPERGLPSILDVDPGSVGRDQADDESTGFDLWLNTVPNQGSEVVRTEEALFASLACLTLTE, encoded by the coding sequence ATGACGACCAGCGTACTCGTGCCCGACTCCCTCACACGGGAAGCCGAGGACAGACGCGAGGCGACTCGCAAACTGGGATACGTGGCCCGCGCGGCCACCGTGTTCCGGGTCGATCGGCTGACGGTGTTCCCCGACCCCGATGGTCAGGGGAAATGGGAAGACGGGTTCGTCGAAACCGTGCTGCGGTACGCCGCGACGCCGCCGCACCTCCGAAAGGAGATGTGGGGCAAGCGGGACGAACTAGAGTACGTCGGCGTCCTGCCGCCGCTCCGCGTGCGTTCACAGACCGGCTCCGGATCCGAGGGTTCGGGGTCGTTAAGACAGGGAATCGTGACCGAGGTCGGAGCTGATGGGCGCGTCCGGGTCAATTGCGGCATGCAACACCCGATCTCCCTCCCCGTTCCAGCGGATATGGACGTGGGAGCCGGGGAGCGCGTGACCGTCAGGGTCTCTTCGCGACGGCCGGTCCGGGCGAAACTCGTCGACCACCCCACGCCGGGGTTCGACGTCGTTTCCGCGGACCTCGATACGGCACTCTCGCGTGACGACGCCGGACTCACCATCGCATCGTCGCGATACGGTGAGCTGGCAACGACTCGTCGGCTCGGCCGTCTGGCCGAACGGCGGGACCGCGAGGGCGGCATGACAGTCGCCTTCGGGGCACCCGAGCGTGGGTTACCGTCGATACTCGACGTGGACCCGGGCTCCGTCGGCAGAGACCAAGCAGATGACGAATCCACAGGGTTCGACCTCTGGCTGAATACGGTTCCGAACCAGGGCAGCGAGGTCGTGCGAACGGAAGAAGCACTGTTCGCCTCTCTCGCCTGTCTAACCCTCACGGAGTAA
- a CDS encoding J domain-containing protein produces the protein MQYDRLITGVAVVFAGLTAVLTVVGLLASPSVLFLALMFGASTYLMYYHVSGKMAASVYARVEQRAATDGRGGFGAGPREEWEPPRDGRARRTAERVRQERTRRQRARQGTKQRRRVQQSTGPSPAEAYDRLGLDPSADESAVKQAYRERVKETHPDTDSGSEREFKRVKAAYERLSDD, from the coding sequence GTGCAGTACGACCGGCTCATCACAGGTGTCGCGGTCGTCTTCGCCGGCCTCACAGCGGTGCTGACCGTCGTGGGGCTGCTAGCCAGTCCGTCCGTGCTCTTCCTGGCGCTGATGTTCGGCGCCTCGACGTATCTGATGTACTACCATGTGAGCGGGAAGATGGCGGCGAGCGTCTACGCGCGCGTCGAGCAGCGGGCCGCGACCGATGGCCGCGGCGGCTTCGGCGCGGGGCCACGGGAGGAGTGGGAGCCACCGCGCGACGGTCGGGCGCGTCGCACCGCAGAGCGAGTCCGTCAGGAGCGCACCCGTCGTCAGCGGGCCCGGCAAGGTACCAAGCAGCGACGCCGCGTCCAGCAGTCCACGGGCCCCAGTCCAGCGGAGGCCTACGACCGCCTCGGGCTGGACCCCAGCGCCGACGAGAGCGCGGTGAAACAGGCCTACCGCGAGCGGGTCAAGGAGACGCACCCGGACACGGACAGCGGAAGCGAACGGGAGTTCAAGCGGGTGAAAGCCGCCTACGAGAGGCTGAGCGACGACTGA
- a CDS encoding phosphoglycolate phosphatase: MTETPPLVVDIDGTLTDESRAVDPRVFPVLSEWPEQVVIATGKAMPYPIALCEFLGIDYTVIAENGGVVFVEATDTLQIEGDKAACLAVAEAYRELGYEMGFGEVDLANRWRETEVVVNLSQPEEPLQRLAEEHGLEFLDTGFAYHVTDARIDKGTGLHAVCAELDREPESFLAVGDSENDAEVFEVAGESVAVANADETAKSRADRVTTAPYADGFLEAVEPYR, translated from the coding sequence ATGACCGAGACGCCGCCGCTGGTGGTAGATATCGACGGGACGCTCACCGACGAATCCCGGGCCGTCGACCCGCGCGTGTTCCCGGTGCTCTCCGAGTGGCCCGAGCAGGTCGTCATCGCGACGGGGAAAGCCATGCCGTACCCCATCGCGCTGTGTGAGTTCCTGGGTATCGACTACACCGTCATCGCGGAGAACGGCGGCGTGGTGTTCGTCGAAGCCACGGACACGCTCCAGATAGAGGGCGACAAGGCGGCGTGTCTCGCGGTCGCCGAGGCGTACCGGGAGCTGGGCTACGAGATGGGCTTTGGCGAGGTCGACCTGGCGAACCGCTGGCGCGAGACCGAGGTGGTGGTGAACCTGTCCCAGCCCGAGGAACCGCTTCAGCGGTTGGCCGAGGAGCACGGACTCGAATTTCTGGACACCGGGTTCGCCTACCACGTCACCGACGCACGCATCGACAAGGGGACGGGCCTGCACGCGGTCTGTGCAGAACTCGACCGCGAGCCGGAGTCGTTCCTCGCGGTCGGCGACTCCGAGAACGACGCGGAGGTGTTCGAGGTGGCCGGGGAGTCGGTGGCGGTGGCCAACGCCGACGAGACGGCGAAGTCACGGGCCGACCGCGTGACGACGGCCCCCTACGCCGACGGCTTTCTGGAAGCGGTCGAACCGTACCGATAG
- a CDS encoding MTH1187 family thiamine-binding protein, with product MTCIGFLSVAPVVEESMAPYVADAVAALDEFDVAYETTPMGTVIEADDSEELFAAAHAAHEAVGARSDRVETFLKIDDKRGVDQRASEKVDAVERELGRDAKSDAEGGD from the coding sequence ATGACCTGCATCGGATTCCTGTCCGTCGCACCGGTCGTCGAGGAGAGCATGGCCCCGTACGTCGCCGACGCGGTGGCGGCGCTCGACGAGTTCGACGTGGCGTACGAGACGACGCCGATGGGCACAGTGATAGAAGCCGACGACAGCGAGGAACTGTTCGCGGCCGCCCACGCGGCCCACGAGGCCGTCGGCGCCCGATCGGACCGCGTCGAGACGTTCCTGAAAATCGACGACAAGCGCGGGGTCGACCAGCGGGCCAGCGAGAAGGTCGACGCCGTCGAGCGGGAGCTGGGGCGTGACGCGAAAAGCGACGCCGAAGGCGGAGACTAA
- the rpl4p gene encoding 50S ribosomal protein L4 gives MQATIYNLDGEADGEVELPDVFETPVRSDLIAKAVHAAQANRKQDYGADEYAGLRTPAESFGSGRGQAHVPQQDGRARRVPQAVKGRAAHPPKAEKDRSVDINDKERQLAVRSALAATTDAELVAERGHEFDRDEVPVVVSDDFEDLVKTQEVLGLLEALDVDADIERADDTKIKAGKGSMRGRKYRRPSSILFVTSDEPSKAARNLAGVDVATAREVNTEDLAPGAAPGRLTVFTESAIEEVGSR, from the coding sequence ATGCAGGCAACTATCTACAATCTGGACGGCGAGGCCGACGGCGAGGTCGAGCTCCCCGATGTCTTCGAGACACCGGTGCGCTCGGACCTCATCGCCAAGGCCGTACACGCCGCCCAGGCAAACCGAAAGCAGGACTACGGGGCCGACGAGTACGCCGGCCTCCGAACGCCCGCAGAGTCGTTCGGTAGCGGTCGCGGTCAGGCACACGTCCCACAGCAGGACGGTCGTGCCCGCCGCGTCCCACAGGCGGTCAAGGGCCGCGCGGCCCACCCGCCGAAAGCCGAGAAAGACCGCTCCGTCGACATCAACGACAAGGAGCGCCAGCTGGCCGTCCGGTCGGCACTCGCCGCCACGACGGACGCCGAACTCGTCGCCGAGCGCGGCCACGAGTTCGACCGCGACGAGGTCCCCGTCGTCGTCTCCGACGACTTCGAGGACCTGGTCAAGACGCAGGAGGTGCTCGGACTGCTCGAAGCGCTCGACGTCGACGCCGACATCGAGCGCGCCGACGACACGAAGATCAAAGCTGGCAAGGGTTCGATGCGCGGCCGGAAGTACCGCCGCCCATCGTCGATCCTGTTCGTGACCAGCGACGAGCCCTCGAAGGCCGCCCGCAACCTCGCGGGCGTCGACGTGGCCACGGCCCGGGAGGTCAACACGGAAGACCTCGCGCCCGGCGCCGCGCCCGGTCGACTCACTGTCTTCACCGAGTCCGCCATCGAGGAGGTCGGTTCCCGATGA
- the rpl3p gene encoding 50S ribosomal protein L3: MPQPSRPRKGSLGFGPRKRSTSETPRFNSWPSDDGQPGVQGFAGYKAGMTHVVLVNDEPNSPREGMEETVPVTVVETPPMRAVALRAYEDTPYGQRPLTEVWTDEFHSDLDRTLNLPEDHDPDAAEEQVRDALEAGTLGDVRLITHTVPDAVPSVPKKKPDVMETRVGGGSLEDRLSHALELVDDGGEHSMNDVFRAGEYTDIAGVTKGKGTQGPVKRWGVQKRKGKHARQGWRRRIGNLGPWNPSRVRSTVPQQGQTGYHQRTELNKRLIDIGEGDDASVDGGFVNYGEVDGPYTLVKGSVPGPDKRLVRFRPAVRPNDQPRLDPEVRFVSTESNQG; this comes from the coding sequence ATGCCACAACCAAGCAGACCACGCAAAGGCTCGCTGGGCTTCGGCCCGCGCAAGCGCTCGACGAGCGAGACGCCTCGCTTCAACAGCTGGCCGTCCGACGACGGACAGCCGGGCGTCCAGGGGTTCGCCGGCTACAAGGCGGGCATGACACACGTCGTGCTCGTCAACGACGAACCTAACTCCCCCCGCGAAGGGATGGAGGAGACTGTCCCGGTGACAGTCGTCGAGACGCCGCCGATGCGCGCCGTCGCCCTGCGTGCGTACGAAGACACGCCGTACGGTCAGCGTCCGCTGACGGAGGTTTGGACCGACGAGTTCCATTCGGATCTCGACCGGACCCTGAACCTGCCGGAGGACCACGACCCGGACGCTGCTGAGGAACAGGTACGAGACGCTCTCGAAGCCGGCACTCTCGGGGACGTGCGACTGATTACGCACACCGTCCCTGACGCCGTCCCGAGCGTCCCGAAGAAAAAGCCCGACGTGATGGAGACTCGCGTCGGCGGTGGGTCCCTCGAGGACCGCCTCAGTCACGCCCTCGAACTCGTCGACGACGGTGGCGAGCACTCGATGAACGACGTCTTCCGCGCCGGTGAGTACACCGACATCGCGGGCGTCACCAAGGGCAAGGGGACACAGGGTCCCGTCAAGCGCTGGGGCGTCCAGAAGCGGAAGGGGAAACACGCCCGTCAGGGCTGGCGGCGCCGAATCGGTAACCTCGGCCCGTGGAACCCATCTCGCGTGCGCTCGACGGTCCCCCAGCAGGGGCAGACCGGCTACCACCAGCGCACCGAACTGAACAAGCGCCTCATCGACATCGGCGAGGGCGACGACGCCTCCGTCGACGGCGGCTTCGTCAACTACGGCGAGGTCGACGGTCCGTACACGCTCGTGAAGGGCTCGGTGCCCGGTCCGGACAAGCGTCTGGTCCGGTTCCGGCCCGCAGTACGGCCCAACGACCAGCCGCGCCTCGACCCCGAGGTGCGCTTCGTCTCCACGGAATCGAATCAGGGATAA
- the mch gene encoding methenyltetrahydromethanopterin cyclohydrolase — MNTLNRMATELVDEAIDFADELTIDVHALSGDAAVLDFGVEVPGAVEAGLVLAELQTAGLATVQTTMDSVADVPLTHVELSTDHPALALLCSQKGGWELATESFEGLGSGPARALVAEEDIFGRIGYQEDEQFAVLAVETDQLPDEAVAAQVAERTGVPETGVFLPVFATASVTGSVVAAARAAEIAVFRLAELGFDPAEVLSANGRAPVAPVAADEETAMARTTDALAYGAEVHLTVDESFDRFDEVPSVAGTEYGRPLVDVFEDADWDFAELPVELFGPAKVTIDVVGGDTHVVGETHEDVLAESFGL, encoded by the coding sequence ATGAACACGCTCAATCGGATGGCCACGGAGCTGGTCGACGAGGCCATCGACTTCGCCGACGAACTGACGATAGACGTCCACGCGCTGTCGGGCGACGCCGCCGTCCTCGACTTCGGCGTCGAGGTGCCCGGCGCCGTCGAGGCCGGACTGGTGCTCGCGGAGCTCCAGACCGCCGGGCTGGCGACGGTCCAGACCACGATGGACAGCGTGGCCGACGTGCCCCTGACCCACGTCGAGCTCTCGACTGATCATCCCGCGCTGGCACTGCTCTGCTCCCAGAAGGGCGGCTGGGAGCTGGCGACCGAGAGCTTCGAGGGGCTGGGCAGCGGCCCGGCCCGGGCGCTGGTCGCCGAAGAAGACATCTTCGGACGCATCGGCTACCAGGAAGACGAGCAGTTCGCGGTGCTGGCCGTCGAGACCGACCAGCTCCCGGACGAAGCCGTCGCCGCGCAGGTCGCCGAGCGCACCGGGGTCCCCGAGACGGGCGTGTTCCTGCCGGTGTTCGCGACGGCGAGTGTCACCGGGAGCGTCGTCGCCGCGGCGCGAGCCGCAGAGATCGCCGTCTTCAGGCTGGCCGAACTTGGCTTCGACCCGGCCGAAGTGCTCTCGGCGAACGGGCGCGCACCGGTCGCACCGGTCGCCGCCGACGAGGAGACGGCGATGGCCCGGACAACGGACGCGCTGGCCTACGGCGCCGAGGTACACCTCACCGTCGACGAGTCGTTCGACCGCTTCGACGAGGTGCCCTCCGTCGCCGGCACGGAGTACGGCCGGCCACTGGTCGACGTCTTCGAGGACGCCGACTGGGACTTCGCCGAGCTACCCGTCGAGCTGTTCGGCCCGGCGAAGGTGACCATCGACGTGGTCGGCGGCGACACCCACGTCGTCGGCGAGACCCACGAGGACGTGCTGGCCGAGAGCTTCGGACTCTGA
- a CDS encoding GTPBP1 family GTP-binding protein produces MSPDRAVLQRALDRGEEEGGSVEFKERLTEELHLSEGRLESLAAQLRHRVLSGEGEATYVVGVTDEGGLAGISTDEFSESMDVLSLLAEEAGAHIEEVQTWGVDGVGSDADGENKGIVGVATVREGTVLEDDDHIVVGTAGHVDHGKSTLVGSLVTGEPDDGEGGTRGFLDVQPHEVERGLSADLSYGVYGFDEDGPVRMDNPHRKTDRARIVEESDRLVSFVDTVGHEPWLRTTIRGLVGQKLDYGLLTVAADDGVTETTREHLGILLATELPTIVALTKTDLVTDDRVSEVEREVERALREVDKTPLRVERHGVEAAIEEISETVVPVVTTSAVTQRGLDTLDEMFERLPKTGGEVGEFRMYIDRTYNVQGVGAVASGTVKSGEVEAGDDLLLGPMQDGQFREVEVRSIEMHYHRVDEAKAGRIVGIALKGVREADIERGMVLLPRDAEPEPVREFEAEVMVLNHPTRIGDGYEPVVHLETISEAARFYPDDGQLLPGDAGTTTVAFKFRSYLVEEGQKFVFREGRSKGVGTVTEVRTD; encoded by the coding sequence ATGAGCCCTGACCGGGCCGTCCTCCAGCGCGCGCTGGACCGCGGCGAGGAGGAGGGTGGGAGCGTCGAGTTCAAAGAACGGCTCACCGAGGAGCTGCACCTCTCTGAGGGGCGCTTGGAGTCACTGGCCGCACAGTTGCGACACCGCGTCCTCTCCGGGGAGGGCGAGGCGACCTACGTGGTCGGCGTGACCGACGAGGGCGGCCTCGCGGGTATCTCCACCGACGAGTTCTCCGAGTCGATGGACGTACTCAGCTTGCTCGCAGAGGAGGCGGGCGCTCACATCGAGGAGGTACAGACGTGGGGTGTCGACGGCGTCGGGAGCGACGCTGACGGGGAAAACAAGGGAATCGTCGGCGTCGCCACCGTCCGCGAGGGGACGGTGCTGGAGGACGACGACCACATCGTCGTCGGCACAGCGGGCCACGTCGACCACGGCAAGTCCACGCTCGTGGGGTCGCTGGTCACGGGCGAGCCCGACGACGGCGAGGGCGGCACCCGGGGGTTCCTCGACGTCCAGCCCCACGAAGTCGAGCGGGGGCTCTCGGCGGACCTCTCCTACGGCGTCTACGGCTTCGACGAGGACGGGCCCGTCCGGATGGACAATCCCCACCGCAAGACCGACCGTGCCCGCATCGTCGAGGAGTCGGACCGACTCGTGAGCTTCGTCGACACCGTCGGGCACGAGCCGTGGCTGCGGACCACGATTCGGGGGCTAGTGGGGCAGAAACTGGACTACGGCCTGCTGACCGTGGCCGCCGACGACGGCGTCACCGAGACGACCCGCGAGCATCTGGGTATCCTGCTCGCGACCGAACTGCCGACCATCGTCGCGCTGACGAAGACGGACCTCGTCACGGACGACCGCGTCAGCGAGGTCGAACGCGAGGTCGAGCGGGCGCTGCGTGAGGTCGACAAGACGCCGCTGCGGGTCGAACGCCACGGCGTCGAGGCGGCCATCGAGGAGATTTCCGAGACCGTGGTGCCCGTCGTGACGACCAGTGCCGTGACACAGCGGGGGCTCGATACGCTCGACGAGATGTTCGAGCGCCTGCCCAAGACCGGCGGCGAGGTCGGCGAGTTCCGGATGTACATCGACCGGACGTACAACGTCCAGGGCGTCGGCGCGGTCGCGTCCGGGACGGTGAAATCGGGCGAAGTCGAGGCCGGCGACGACCTGCTGTTGGGCCCGATGCAGGACGGGCAGTTCCGGGAGGTGGAGGTCCGCTCCATCGAGATGCACTACCACCGCGTGGACGAGGCCAAGGCGGGCCGCATCGTCGGTATCGCGCTCAAAGGGGTGCGAGAGGCCGACATCGAGCGGGGGATGGTCCTGCTCCCGCGCGACGCCGAGCCGGAGCCGGTCCGGGAGTTCGAGGCCGAGGTGATGGTGTTGAACCACCCGACGCGTATCGGCGACGGCTACGAGCCGGTCGTCCACCTGGAGACAATCAGCGAGGCCGCTCGGTTCTACCCGGACGACGGCCAGCTCCTGCCCGGCGACGCGGGCACGACGACCGTCGCGTTCAAGTTCCGGTCGTATCTCGTCGAGGAGGGCCAGAAGTTCGTGTTCCGCGAGGGCCGCTCGAAGGGCGTGGGGACGGTCACGGAGGTCCGGACCGACTGA
- the cofC gene encoding 2-phospho-L-lactate guanylyltransferase, translating to MRLVVPVSGSDPKTRLSSVFTPDERREFTEAMLADVLAAVGAAGHSPEVVATAPVACDAPVTVDDRGLDPLVNGLLAETDGELAVVMADLPLLTPPTVEGLFEPDADVVLAPGLGGGTNAFVCRHPGFRVDYHGASIRDHRRIARETGATVAEVDSRRLATDIDEPGDLVEVMLHSDGAAADWLDDAGCDLAVDNGRVTVERA from the coding sequence ATGCGACTCGTCGTCCCCGTCTCGGGGTCTGACCCGAAAACGCGGCTCTCTTCCGTTTTCACGCCCGACGAGCGCCGCGAGTTCACCGAAGCCATGCTCGCGGACGTGCTGGCCGCAGTCGGCGCGGCCGGCCACAGTCCCGAAGTGGTCGCGACGGCGCCCGTGGCCTGTGACGCGCCGGTGACCGTCGACGACCGCGGACTCGACCCGCTCGTCAACGGCCTGCTCGCGGAGACTGACGGCGAGCTGGCGGTCGTGATGGCCGACCTCCCGCTGCTCACGCCGCCGACCGTCGAGGGGCTCTTCGAACCGGACGCCGATGTCGTACTGGCGCCCGGGCTGGGCGGCGGGACCAACGCGTTCGTCTGTCGCCATCCGGGCTTCCGTGTCGACTACCACGGTGCGTCGATCCGGGACCACCGACGCATCGCCCGCGAGACCGGCGCGACCGTCGCCGAGGTCGACTCCCGTCGGCTGGCGACCGATATCGACGAGCCGGGCGACCTCGTGGAGGTGATGCTCCACAGCGACGGCGCCGCCGCCGACTGGCTCGACGACGCCGGATGTGACCTCGCAGTCGATAACGGCCGGGTGACTGTCGAGCGCGCCTGA
- a CDS encoding response regulator — MGGGRDCVLVVEDNAELRQAYHRVLSEFCAVSTAASGADAVETITDDTDVVVLDRPLPAVTVDTLVSELKNRHHDCYVAMVTGVAPPFDISRLGVDDYLVRPLTIEQLRDTVDRLFSLAEYDAAYRTLSQKRVEKSVRVREQASTELRHSPEIDRLSTEIERLETEIERLEAEIDEQVETLGGMRPGD; from the coding sequence ATGGGTGGTGGGAGAGATTGCGTCCTCGTCGTCGAGGACAACGCCGAGCTCCGGCAGGCGTACCACCGGGTGCTCTCGGAGTTCTGCGCCGTCTCGACGGCCGCGAGCGGGGCGGACGCGGTCGAGACTATCACTGACGACACCGACGTCGTCGTCCTCGACCGACCGCTCCCGGCGGTGACTGTCGACACGCTCGTCAGCGAACTCAAGAATAGACACCACGACTGCTACGTGGCCATGGTGACCGGCGTGGCGCCGCCGTTCGATATCAGCCGGCTGGGCGTCGACGACTATCTCGTCAGGCCCCTGACCATCGAGCAGTTGCGAGACACCGTCGACCGGCTCTTCTCGCTGGCCGAGTACGACGCCGCCTACCGAACACTGAGTCAGAAGCGCGTCGAAAAGAGCGTCAGGGTCCGGGAACAGGCGTCGACGGAGCTCCGACACAGCCCCGAAATCGACCGTCTCTCTACCGAAATCGAACGCCTGGAGACCGAAATCGAGCGGTTAGAGGCCGAGATAGACGAGCAGGTCGAGACGCTCGGAGGGATGCGACCGGGAGACTGA